Proteins encoded together in one Phyllostomus discolor isolate MPI-MPIP mPhyDis1 chromosome 6, mPhyDis1.pri.v3, whole genome shotgun sequence window:
- the LOC114501027 gene encoding cytochrome c oxidase assembly factor 5 has product MPRYYEDKPDGGACAGVKEDLGACLLQSDCVLQEGKSPRQCLKEGHCKALKYSFFECKRSMLDARSRFRGRKGY; this is encoded by the exons ATGCCGCGGTATTACGAGGACAAGCCGGACGGCGGCGCGTGTGCCGGCGTGAAGGAGGACCTGGGCGCATGTCTGTTGCAGTCCGACTGTGTGCTTCAG GAAGGAAAATCCCCTCGGCAATGTCTGAAGGAAGGACACTGCAAAGCtctgaaatattcattttttgaATGTAAAAGATCAATG TTGGATGCCAGATCAAGattcagaggaagaaaaggataTTGA